The Diadema setosum chromosome 4, eeDiaSeto1, whole genome shotgun sequence genome window below encodes:
- the LOC140228043 gene encoding uncharacterized protein — protein sequence MGYHVWGPNEHFRDYGIKLSPVHASSTIHAIDGETRFELRWPSGKDLFLSCCLQDIENESRLQAGRVMISSMPTVGESTITTAFHIRMQETGYFVLQVFARPKDVTSNKRIGGWLLVVDKKSNKPRFPEECMMSGPNEVFYKLGMKTNLTKLETSSGKGCIEVQYDADVEKSFRYSVTSYSYDKFDDVVAMTTTAIRPHAVYVTSFRFTLPCENVYSFRLMTVGEGNEWLTIGNWGIIYDRSGSPNKESPAKV from the coding sequence ATGGGATACCACGTCTGGGGTCCCAACGAGCACTTCAGGGACTACGGAATAAAGTTGTCCCCCGTCCATGCGTCGTCAACGATTCACGCCATTGATGGAGAGACGCGATTCGAATTGAGGTGGCCATCTGGTAAGGATCTGTTTCTATCCTGCTGCCTCCAGGACATCGAGAATGAGAGCCGCCTCCAGGCTGGGCGAGTCATGATCAGCTCGATGCCCACTGTCGGAGAATCAACAATCACAACCGCCTTCCACATCCGGATGCAGGAGACTGGCTACTTTGTGCTGCAGGTGTTTGCAAGACCGAAAGACGTCACCAGCAACAAGCGAATCGGAGGATGGCTCCTAGTCGTCGACAAGAAATCCAACAAACCGAGATTCCCCGAGGAATGTATGATGAGCGGACCCAACGAGGTCTTCTACAAACTGGGAATGAAGACCAACTTGACGAAACTTGAGACATCCAGTGGCAAAGGATGCATCGAGGTCCAGTATGATGCCGACGTCGAGAAGTCTTTCCGGTACAGTGTCACGTCGTACAGTTACGACAAATTCGATGATgtggttgccatgacaacaacCGCCATTCGACCTCACGCCGTGTACGTGACATCGTTCAGGTTCACTCTGCCATGTGAAAACGTCTACTCCTTTCGCTTGATGACCGTTGGTGAGGGAAACGAGTGGCTAACGATTGGTAACTGGGGCATCATCTACGATAGGTCTGGCAGCCCTAACAAGGAAAGCCCGGCTAAAGTCTGA